The proteins below are encoded in one region of candidate division WOR-3 bacterium:
- a CDS encoding AraC family transcriptional regulator, with the protein MNENQKKLIELFTGIMPDETVLATSIKGIQLFRIEHSFPRTPYAYNSEIIILGQGVKQVYLGNDVYTYDSSHYLVLPVPLPAECQGKTEPGKPILGLTIIIDPIEVGEILLDMEDIQKETRSLPKGIYSAPMSEALFDATIRLLQAIADPLDRKTLAPMIKREIIYRVLQGEKGEILQAIAHRNRRFFQIAKVLQKIHESYSNDFDIKKLAKELGMSSSTFHKSFKAVTDISPLQYIKNVRLHGARTLMIRDGLNANIAAMQVGYESSSQFNREYKRLFGVTPAKDATILRRQHMAN; encoded by the coding sequence ATGAATGAAAATCAGAAAAAATTAATTGAACTTTTTACAGGCATTATGCCTGACGAAACTGTTCTCGCTACTTCAATAAAGGGGATCCAACTATTTAGAATTGAACATTCTTTTCCCCGAACACCTTACGCTTATAATTCCGAGATAATCATATTGGGCCAGGGAGTAAAACAGGTCTACCTTGGAAATGACGTTTATACTTATGACTCTTCTCATTATCTTGTTCTTCCTGTTCCACTGCCGGCTGAATGCCAGGGAAAAACCGAGCCGGGCAAGCCGATACTGGGTCTGACAATTATAATTGACCCGATAGAAGTCGGAGAGATCTTGTTGGATATGGAGGATATCCAGAAAGAAACCCGATCTCTGCCAAAGGGCATATACAGCGCTCCAATGAGTGAGGCCCTTTTTGACGCTACCATAAGACTTTTGCAGGCAATCGCTGATCCTCTGGACAGAAAAACGCTGGCGCCGATGATTAAAAGAGAAATAATCTATCGGGTGCTGCAGGGCGAAAAAGGAGAGATTCTTCAGGCCATTGCTCACCGCAACAGGCGGTTTTTTCAAATAGCAAAGGTACTGCAGAAAATCCATGAGTCGTACAGCAATGATTTTGATATTAAAAAACTGGCAAAAGAGTTAGGAATGAGCAGTTCTACTTTTCACAAAAGCTTCAAGGCGGTGACGGATATATCTCCTCTGCAGTACATAAAAAATGTCCGCCTGCACGGAGCACGAACCCTTATGATCAGGGATGGGCTAAATGCCAACATAGCCGCAATGCAGGTGGGATACGAAAGCTCTTCTCAGTTTAACAGGGAATACAAACGCTTGTTTGGAGTAACGCCTGCAAAAGACGCGACAATTCTTCGCAGACAGCATATGGCTAATTAA
- a CDS encoding TetR/AcrR family transcriptional regulator, with protein MTRKEKEKIFKRDHILDSAEEILKNDGLKNLSMERIAVSSEFTRQTIYAYFKNREELLLILFLKESLVRWKYLEKATAGHDRGIKKLEIFGNSYYNYYKKKPNYLELALYYDNYGIPLKLLRKSIFNEFYEPNTSARTFFRDIFIKGQEEGSIRKDIDVECSMGYFCIALRAVLKEVICLKYMKKESFFEFMKIMIDGFTARTVDREAGLKNIRKAGIKNT; from the coding sequence TTGACAAGAAAAGAAAAAGAAAAAATATTCAAGAGAGATCATATATTGGATTCGGCGGAAGAGATACTGAAAAATGATGGCTTGAAAAATCTGTCCATGGAAAGAATTGCGGTTTCGTCGGAATTCACCCGTCAGACAATCTACGCTTATTTTAAAAACAGGGAAGAACTTCTGCTGATTTTATTTCTGAAAGAGAGCCTTGTGAGATGGAAATACTTGGAAAAAGCGACCGCCGGACACGACAGAGGGATAAAGAAACTGGAAATATTCGGAAACTCTTATTACAACTATTATAAAAAAAAACCGAATTATCTTGAACTTGCCTTGTACTACGACAATTACGGGATCCCTTTAAAATTGCTGAGAAAGTCCATTTTCAATGAGTTTTACGAACCGAACACGAGCGCCAGAACATTTTTTCGCGACATTTTCATAAAAGGTCAGGAAGAGGGTTCTATACGAAAGGACATCGATGTTGAATGCTCAATGGGTTATTTCTGCATTGCTCTGCGGGCGGTATTAAAAGAGGTTATCTGCCTGAAATACATGAAAAAAGAATCCTTCTTCGAATTTATGAAAATCATGATAGACGGTTTTACAGCGCGAACTGTCGATCGAGAAGCAGGCCTGAAAAACATCCGGAAAGCCGGTATCAAAAATACGTAA
- a CDS encoding superoxide dismutase → MKVLAIARVDPQTTPEKIMPYLEAEVKHAWNLYKEGTLREMYNWQNRRLGVVFVLECISTEEARKILDELPFVREKLIDFEIIPLEPFSYFETLYRDYKKPQQL, encoded by the coding sequence ATGAAAGTTCTGGCAATCGCCAGGGTTGATCCTCAGACAACTCCTGAGAAAATAATGCCTTATCTTGAAGCGGAAGTGAAGCACGCCTGGAATCTGTACAAAGAAGGAACATTGCGGGAAATGTACAATTGGCAGAATCGCCGTCTGGGCGTAGTGTTTGTTCTTGAATGCATAAGTACCGAGGAAGCCCGGAAAATCCTTGATGAATTGCCTTTTGTACGTGAGAAATTAATAGACTTTGAAATTATTCCACTTGAACCATTTTCTTACTTTGAAACGCTTTACAGAGACTATAAAAAGCCGCAACAATTATAG
- a CDS encoding ATP-binding protein — MYNRIINYPKNSSFFIFGPRGTGKTTWVKNEFPGALYLDLLESEKYINLSANPQRIEQFIPKMFREWIIVDEIQRIPELLNEVHRLIENSGYKFILTGSSPRKLRKKGTNLLAGRAIKLNMHPLSAEELKEDFNIEKSLKYGNLPSVYKGGEPEKYLQSYVGTYLEEEIKQEGLTRNMRAFTRFLEAASFSQCSVLNMSEVARESSVERKVVENYFNIIEDLLISQRIPVFKKRAKRQVYNHPKFFLFDTGVYRAVRPSGPLDSPEEIEGSALETLLFQELTAVNENHGLGYDLYFWNTSNRHEVDFVLYGKRGIKAFEIKRTRRLTPDCIKNLKIFLKDYPGSKAYLIYGGTEYLREDKIEILPLEKTFRNLLSILES; from the coding sequence ATGTATAACAGAATAATAAATTATCCTAAAAACAGCAGTTTCTTTATTTTTGGGCCACGAGGAACAGGAAAGACTACATGGGTTAAAAACGAATTCCCCGGAGCTTTATACCTGGACCTTCTTGAATCCGAAAAATATATAAACTTGTCCGCAAATCCACAAAGAATTGAACAATTTATACCTAAAATGTTTAGGGAATGGATAATTGTCGATGAGATCCAGAGAATACCCGAATTGCTCAATGAAGTTCACAGATTAATTGAAAATAGCGGATATAAATTCATTTTGACGGGATCGAGCCCTCGAAAACTTAGAAAGAAAGGTACGAATTTGTTGGCAGGCAGGGCAATTAAACTTAACATGCACCCTTTGAGTGCGGAAGAGTTGAAAGAAGATTTTAATATCGAAAAATCCTTAAAATACGGAAATCTTCCTTCTGTGTATAAAGGGGGAGAACCTGAGAAATACCTTCAAAGTTATGTTGGGACATACCTTGAAGAGGAGATTAAACAGGAAGGTTTGACGAGAAATATGAGAGCTTTCACCCGTTTTCTGGAAGCGGCGAGTTTTTCTCAGTGCTCCGTATTAAACATGTCTGAGGTTGCGAGAGAAAGCTCCGTCGAAAGAAAAGTTGTGGAAAACTATTTCAACATAATTGAGGATTTGCTTATATCTCAAAGAATACCTGTTTTTAAGAAAAGAGCAAAAAGACAAGTTTATAATCATCCGAAATTCTTCTTGTTTGATACCGGCGTATATCGTGCTGTGAGGCCATCGGGACCGCTTGACAGCCCTGAGGAAATTGAAGGATCTGCGCTCGAAACACTGTTATTTCAGGAATTGACGGCAGTAAATGAAAATCACGGATTGGGTTATGATTTGTATTTCTGGAACACTTCCAACAGACACGAAGTAGATTTTGTTTTATACGGTAAAAGGGGAATTAAAGCTTTTGAGATTAAAAGGACCAGAAGATTGACGCCTGATTGTATTAAAAACTTAAAAATATTTTTAAAGGATTATCCGGGATCAAAAGCATATTTAATCTATGGCGGTACCGAATATCTGCGGGAAGATAAAATTGAGATTTTACCCTTGGAAAAAACCTTCAGAAACTTGTTGTCTATCCTCGAGAGTTGA
- a CDS encoding aldo/keto reductase codes for MEISKSTRNRMGMPVAGFGTYQLSVDGAEFCVKEALKAGFRHIDSAEGYNNEEGTGKGIKAAGVSRGDIFVTTKLFPGYKQWGAPEKTYKQTIETLKNQLKQLRLDYVDLYLIHAPLSELRLEQWNALAELKKSGLTRHIGVSNYNEERIKEILDAGLSKPEANQVEFHPLCARIDLTIYMKKNSIEPIAYSSLAPLSTWRAEEGQGGEVLAQIKEECQSVAKEIAAKLKVSEAKLLLRWGLQHGYCILTRSSKPERIRENLNLFDFQIPDSDMERLNGLDRNQAFAWAANGLDPMEAAPPLK; via the coding sequence ATGGAAATATCAAAATCGACACGCAACAGAATGGGAATGCCTGTAGCGGGATTTGGTACCTATCAGCTTTCAGTTGACGGGGCAGAATTCTGTGTAAAAGAGGCGCTTAAAGCCGGATTCAGACATATTGATTCGGCCGAGGGCTACAATAATGAAGAGGGCACCGGTAAAGGGATAAAAGCGGCCGGTGTTTCAAGGGGCGACATTTTTGTAACCACCAAACTTTTTCCCGGATACAAACAGTGGGGTGCGCCTGAAAAGACATATAAACAGACCATTGAAACGCTGAAAAATCAGCTCAAACAGCTCCGGCTCGATTATGTTGATCTATACCTTATACATGCTCCGCTATCGGAACTCAGGCTGGAACAGTGGAACGCTTTAGCTGAGCTGAAAAAATCAGGTCTTACCAGGCATATCGGAGTGTCAAACTACAATGAAGAGAGAATAAAAGAGATTCTGGATGCAGGCCTTTCCAAACCCGAAGCCAACCAGGTTGAATTTCATCCGCTTTGCGCCAGGATTGATTTGACAATATACATGAAGAAGAATTCAATCGAGCCGATTGCATATAGCTCGCTTGCTCCCCTTTCAACCTGGCGGGCCGAAGAAGGACAGGGCGGGGAAGTTCTCGCTCAGATAAAAGAAGAATGCCAGTCGGTCGCTAAAGAAATCGCAGCAAAACTCAAGGTATCGGAAGCCAAATTGTTATTGAGGTGGGGATTGCAGCACGGATACTGTATATTGACGAGAAGCAGTAAGCCAGAGCGAATCCGTGAAAATTTGAATTTATTTGATTTCCAGATTCCTGACAGCGACATGGAGCGTTTGAATGGTCTGGATCGGAATCAGGCGTTCGCCTGGGCGGCCAATGGTCTTGATCCGATGGAAGCCGCTCCTCCCCTCAAATGA